A segment of the Bacteriovorax sp. PP10 genome:
TCCACAAGCATTCAATGCTTTTATTGTCTACATTACACTTCCAGCTCTCGTCTTTTCACAAGTGCCACGCATGCTGGTTAATTTAGATTTTAGTGGAAACTGGTGGCTGCCGGTTTCAATGGCATGGATTTGTTTTGTGTTTTCTTATTTCATTTTTTCTTTCATCGGAAAAAAGCTGCAATGGAGAGACGCTACAATCGGGGCCTTGATATTAACAGCAGGTTTAGGAAATACATCATTCGTTGGGATCCCACTTCTTGAAGCTCTCATTGGTAAAGAAGCAGTTCCGGTTGGAATTCTTATCGATCAAGCGGGAAGCTTCCTGGTTCTCTCAACATTGGGAATTGTTGTGGCCGCACTTTATTCAGGTGCTAAGATCACTCCGGCCTTTATAGGAAAGAGAGTTTTTACTTTCCCTCCCTTCATCGCTTTATTACTTACGATTGTCTGGTTTATTTTCTTCGGAAGAGCAAACCCAACAAGCTTAGATGCCATTTACCCTTCAATGGAAAAAATCGCAGCGACACTTGTGCCTCTGGCATTATTCTCCGTAGGCTACCAATTGCATTTTGACCTGGCCGTTTTCAAAAAACGCTGGATTCCTCTAACTCTAGGTTTGGTTTTTAAATTACTAATCTTCCCGGCCTTCTTCGCATTCTTTTACCTGAAACTTTTAGGAGGCAATGACCTTGCCACTCACGTTGTCGTTTTAGAATCGGCCATGGCCACTATGATTACAGCAGCAGTTGTCGCCAATGAATTCAATCTTGATAGTGAGATATCCAACCTGATGGTAGGCGTGAGCATTCCGCTGTCTCTCATTACAGTACCATTATGGAAGTATTTTTTAGGTTTTTAGATATTAACGAAGCGCTGATAAATTTCTGGAAGCTCTTTTAAGATAACCGGCTTCAATTCAATGTCAGCGTTTGAAATAGTTTCTTCTAAAAGTTCATACGTTAAGATTTTTTGGTACTCATTTGAAATGGGTGCATAACTTAAATGCCATCTCTCAGGAGCAATCCCACCTAAATCGTGAGCGTAGGGTCTAAAAAATCTAAAATGCTTTAAATTATCATCCAGCCATAAGTGAAAATCAGCAAAGACTCCACCGGGTTGTGATTCCTGTGGCACCAATTGCACTTTATAGCCCTCAGGCATGCGACTGCTGTCATAAACATCCATATCACTACCCCAGTGATGGCGACTCGCTCCTGGAAGCGCAGACCATCTTAAAATCGCATAGACGACTTCAGTAGGCGATAGCGTATCGTAATCGAGAGGGACACCATAAGAGTCTAGTAGTGGCCTTAACCCTTTTGCTTTAGCATTCCAGATATTCAACTGCTGATCAAAACCTCTAAAAGCACTGGCCAGTTTTAAAGAAAATCCAGCTGCGGCCGCTTCATCTCGCATTGTTCTTAGTGAAGATAATACTTCCTTATGAACCAAAAGATTACTTTCTTCATCTAAAACTAAATGTTCTTGAGTCTTGCCGGTGATGATGTCTTTCATACTTAAACCTTGGTATTTAATTGCCCGCATGCTGCTAGTATATCATCACCTTTAGTGGTTCTGATAAGTGCCGGCAAATTATAAGTTCCAATTATTTTCTGGAACTCCAAAATACTCGAGTCTAATGGACGCTGATACTCAGACCCTGGAAACGGGTTAAAAGGGATCAAGTTAATGATGGCCATTTTCCCCATTAAGAACGCTCCAGTGGCGTGGGCGTCTTCAGGAGTGTCGTTAAAGTCTTTAATAAGTAGGTACTCGTAAATGACATACTGTTTTCTCGCTAGAGGAATCGTGTCGATGTAATCCATGACTTCCTGAAGCGGGTAACGTTGATTGATCGGGATAAGCTTATTTCTTTTTTCTTCAAAAACAGAGTGAAGTGATAAGGCCAGGTTTACCCCAGGCATTTCTTCATTCCAGCGTTTTAGTCCTGGAAGATACCCAGCTGTTGAAACAGTAATTTTTTGGACACCCAAACTCATTCCATGC
Coding sequences within it:
- a CDS encoding AEC family transporter, which translates into the protein MTNFIVIFICLIAGILCKRLRQFPHQTPQAFNAFIVYITLPALVFSQVPRMLVNLDFSGNWWLPVSMAWICFVFSYFIFSFIGKKLQWRDATIGALILTAGLGNTSFVGIPLLEALIGKEAVPVGILIDQAGSFLVLSTLGIVVAALYSGAKITPAFIGKRVFTFPPFIALLLTIVWFIFFGRANPTSLDAIYPSMEKIAATLVPLALFSVGYQLHFDLAVFKKRWIPLTLGLVFKLLIFPAFFAFFYLKLLGGNDLATHVVVLESAMATMITAAVVANEFNLDSEISNLMVGVSIPLSLITVPLWKYFLGF
- a CDS encoding M15 family metallopeptidase, with the protein product MRAIKYQGLSMKDIITGKTQEHLVLDEESNLLVHKEVLSSLRTMRDEAAAAGFSLKLASAFRGFDQQLNIWNAKAKGLRPLLDSYGVPLDYDTLSPTEVVYAILRWSALPGASRHHWGSDMDVYDSSRMPEGYKVQLVPQESQPGGVFADFHLWLDDNLKHFRFFRPYAHDLGGIAPERWHLSYAPISNEYQKILTYELLEETISNADIELKPVILKELPEIYQRFVNI